From the genome of Thermogutta terrifontis, one region includes:
- a CDS encoding RHS repeat domain-containing protein — protein MDQIFAEENVDNRADETVQWTLTDHLNTVRDIAKYDSGSDMTTVVNHLIYDAFGRVTSETNPTIDSLFLFTGRPFDSDTQLQNNLHRWYDATVGRWLSEDPIGFAGGDGNLYRYVGNVTQSRVDPLGLQIAIELPPPRPKPGWWPDWLFWPYDEEGQRKCFESFDPSDLVCPIAGVTRKKALETISGLSRRIEEHFAKIADERAGAPVINHCKKRGRGMDKTNREDVAVCGKENGEGNGTSNQALERTTRKNRHGEKSMSRKQKLEALLARAFEIGEDGKEDADFRKKQADFVFHMTDWLSDLETLYNLVRNPEAWDAEQTRDFLIGFLIHVIPHLTTAGKLLVGEIPNPFDDSATEF, from the coding sequence GTGGACCAGATTTTCGCTGAGGAAAATGTTGACAACAGGGCTGACGAAACCGTACAGTGGACCTTGACGGACCACCTGAACACGGTCCGGGACATCGCCAAGTATGATTCGGGCAGCGACATGACCACCGTGGTCAACCATCTCATCTATGACGCTTTTGGCCGAGTCACGTCGGAGACTAATCCGACGATTGATAGTCTCTTTTTATTCACCGGTAGACCATTCGATAGTGACACTCAACTTCAAAACAACCTCCACCGCTGGTACGACGCTACGGTCGGCCGCTGGCTGAGCGAAGACCCAATCGGCTTTGCCGGTGGCGACGGGAATTTGTATCGGTATGTGGGGAATGTGACACAGAGCAGAGTCGATCCCCTTGGGTTACAAATCGCTATTGAATTGCCGCCCCCGCGGCCTAAACCAGGGTGGTGGCCGGATTGGTTATTCTGGCCATACGACGAGGAAGGACAGCGAAAGTGCTTCGAATCTTTTGATCCTTCGGATTTAGTGTGCCCCATCGCGGGGGTTACTCGCAAAAAGGCCTTAGAGACTATTTCGGGGCTTTCGAGACGGATCGAAGAACACTTTGCGAAAATTGCAGACGAACGGGCCGGAGCTCCTGTTATCAACCATTGCAAAAAGCGAGGTCGTGGGATGGATAAAACGAATAGAGAAGATGTTGCCGTGTGTGGGAAAGAAAACGGCGAAGGAAATGGAACCTCAAATCAAGCTCTGGAAAGAACAACTAGAAAAAATCGGCACGGAGAAAAAAGTATGAGCAGAAAACAGAAATTAGAAGCTCTCTTGGCTCGCGCGTTTGAAATAGGCGAAGATGGGAAAGAAGATGCAGACTTTCGAAAAAAGCAAGCTGATTTCGTTTTCCACATGACTGACTGGCTTTCGGATTTGGAAACGCTGTATAACTTGGTGAGAAACCCCGAAGCGTGGGATGCCGAGCAAACCCGTGATTTCTTGATCGGGTTTCTTATACATGTGATCCCACACCTGACTACTGCTGGCAAGCTCCTTGTCGGCGAGATACCAAATCCGTTTGATGATTCTGCTACAGAATTTTAA
- a CDS encoding peroxiredoxin, protein MKSLVLTKLTAIASVLGSSLLGVFAGQKPEQRVELRVGDEAPDFKLPGSDGKTYRLSEFRNKKIVVLAWFPKAFTPGCTRECRAFAQQADAFSGLPVAYFTVSVDTPEDNKRFAESLKAQYPILSDPTRETALAYGVLTNPQGFAQRWTFIIGPDGKILHIDKQVKVDTHARDVADWIRNWLQQHPEWKPQE, encoded by the coding sequence ATGAAGTCCCTTGTACTCACCAAATTGACCGCCATCGCCTCGGTGTTGGGTTCGTCGCTACTCGGTGTGTTCGCCGGCCAAAAACCCGAGCAACGAGTTGAGCTTCGGGTGGGGGATGAAGCTCCAGACTTCAAACTTCCCGGGAGCGACGGCAAAACGTATCGTCTTTCCGAATTCCGTAACAAAAAGATCGTCGTCCTCGCCTGGTTCCCCAAGGCCTTCACGCCCGGTTGCACCCGTGAGTGCCGCGCTTTCGCCCAGCAAGCAGACGCGTTTTCAGGACTGCCAGTGGCATATTTTACAGTCAGTGTTGATACGCCCGAGGATAACAAACGGTTCGCCGAATCCCTCAAGGCCCAATATCCCATTCTCAGTGATCCGACTCGGGAAACAGCCCTCGCCTATGGCGTTCTCACCAATCCTCAGGGATTCGCTCAACGATGGACCTTTATTATCGGTCCGGATGGAAAGATTCTTCACATTGACAAGCAGGTCAAGGTGGACACACACGCCCGGGATGTTGCCGATTGGATCCGCAACTGGCTGCAACAGCACCCGGAGTGGAAACCCCAGGAGTGA
- a CDS encoding RNA polymerase sigma factor — MSGDESLRLLTDEELVQRAKRGCTRSFGELARRYQVPIRHFLQRKCGVHQDAEDLTQETFLRAFKKLWSFREGAEFRPWIFTVAYRVALNVLRRRQWQSLTEGSVPTVQQARYGTGMENEEQRDRLWDRVQSVLTPLQFTVVWLFYVEQMSAREIGVIVRKSEGAVKTILCRARKILLPHLQEFTATFEDREEQPSRQVNNRRVL, encoded by the coding sequence ATGAGTGGTGATGAGTCACTTCGATTGCTGACCGACGAGGAGCTCGTGCAGCGAGCCAAGCGGGGCTGCACGCGCAGCTTCGGCGAGCTTGCACGTCGGTACCAGGTGCCCATTCGACATTTTCTGCAGCGAAAATGCGGAGTTCACCAGGATGCCGAGGATCTGACGCAGGAAACATTTCTGCGGGCGTTCAAGAAGCTTTGGTCGTTTCGGGAAGGGGCTGAATTTCGGCCGTGGATTTTCACAGTGGCCTATCGGGTGGCGCTCAACGTTCTGCGGCGGCGCCAGTGGCAGTCGCTGACAGAGGGTAGCGTGCCCACGGTTCAGCAGGCGCGTTATGGAACGGGCATGGAAAATGAGGAGCAGCGCGATCGACTTTGGGACCGGGTCCAGAGTGTGCTGACTCCGCTTCAATTTACGGTCGTGTGGCTATTTTACGTGGAACAGATGAGCGCTCGGGAGATCGGCGTTATTGTCCGGAAGTCAGAGGGGGCCGTGAAGACGATTCTTTGCCGAGCGAGAAAGATTCTGCTCCCCCATCTTCAGGAGTTCACGGCCACGTTTGAGGACCGAGAGGAACAACCCAGTCGTCAGGTAAACAACAGGCGGGTTTTGTAA
- a CDS encoding RHS repeat-associated core domain-containing protein yields MDSDTQLQNNLNRWYDARVGRWLSEDPIGFAGGDGNLYRYVGNRVLEEIDPIGHWTWPWNWFKPSRPPVPVEPPQLIPPFNQIPAGENALKIARTFSHYFRAHRTLGAACEAVWKAALLARLNQRCGEAKHLEAVYASYCAGMPWGLG; encoded by the coding sequence ATCGATAGTGACACCCAACTGCAAAACAACCTCAACCGCTGGTACGATGCCCGGGTTGGCCGCTGGCTGAGCGAGGACCCGATCGGCTTCGCCGGCGGGGATGGGAATTTGTATCGGTATGTGGGGAATAGGGTGCTCGAGGAGATTGATCCGATAGGTCACTGGACATGGCCGTGGAACTGGTTTAAACCTTCTCGCCCGCCGGTTCCCGTGGAACCGCCCCAATTGATTCCGCCATTTAATCAGATTCCCGCCGGCGAAAATGCACTAAAGATTGCAAGAACCTTTTCTCATTATTTTCGAGCACATCGCACTTTGGGAGCTGCATGCGAAGCGGTTTGGAAGGCGGCATTGCTGGCAAGGTTGAACCAACGATGTGGAGAGGCCAAACATCTAGAAGCCGTGTACGCATCGTATTGCGCGGGAATGCCTTGGGGACTTGGCTAG